From the genome of Manis pentadactyla isolate mManPen7 chromosome 18, mManPen7.hap1, whole genome shotgun sequence, one region includes:
- the NDN gene encoding necdin has protein sequence MSEQSKDGCDPSLVAEASDSETHGSSGVPGGPSPPESQAATLPEPDSPPLGPTDAPVASPPSRAPAEEGDPKALQQAAEEGRAHQALSAAQPGPAPPAPAQLVQKAHELMWYVLVKDQKRMIIWFPDMVKDVIGSYKKWCRSILRRTSLILARVFGLHLRLTSLHTMEFSLVKALEPEELDRVALSNRMPMTGLLLMILSLIYVKGRGARESAVWNVLRILGLRPWKKHSTFGDVRKLITEEFVQQNYLKYQRVPHVEPPEYEFFWGSRASREITKMQIMEFLARVFKKDPQAWPSRYREALEEARALREADPTAHSPRSSVSED, from the coding sequence ATGTCCGAACAAAGTAAGGATGGGTGCGACCCCAGCTTGGTAGCTGAGGCCTCCGACTCCGAGACGCACGGCAGCTCTGGGGTTCCCGGGGGGCCCTCTCCGCCCGAGTCCCAGGCCGCGACCCTCCCAGAGCCAGACAGCCCTCCCCTAGGCCCGACCGACGCCCCTGTGGCTTCGCCGCCGTCCCGGGCCCCAGCCGAGGAGGGAGACCCGAAAGCCCTGCAGCAGGCCGCGGAGGAAGGCCGCGCCCACCAGGCCCTGAGCGCGGCCCAGCCCGGCCCAGCGCCGCCCGCCCCAGCCCAGCTGGTGCAGAAGGCGCACGAGCTCATGTGGTACGTGCTGGTCAAGGACCAGAAGAGGATGATCATCTGGTTCCCAGACATGGTGAAGGATGTCATCGGCAGTTACAAGAAATGGTGCAGAAGCATTCTCAGGCGCACCAGCCTCATCCTCGCCCGAGTGTTCGGGCTGCACCTGAGGCTAACCAGCCTGCACACGATGGAGTTCTCTCTCGTCAAAGCGCTAGAGCCAGAGGAGCTGGACAGGGTGGCGCTGAGCAACCGCATGCCCATGACAGGCCTCCTGCTGATGATCCTGAGCCTCATCTACGTGAAGGGTCGCGGGGCCAGAGAGAGTGCCGTCTGGAACGTGCTGCGCATCCTGGGGCTGCGGCCCTGGAAGAAGCACTCCACCTTTGGAGATGTGAGGAAGCTCATCACCGAGGAGTTCGTCCAGCAGAATTACCTGAAATACCAGCGCGTTCCCCACGTTGAGCCACCGGAGTACGAGTTTTTCTGGGGCTCCCGTGCCAGCCGAGAAATCACTAAGATGCAAATCATGGAGTTCCTGGCTAGGGTATTTAAGAAAGACCCCCAGGCCTGGCCTTCCCGGTACAGAGAGGCTCTGGAGGAGGCTAGAGCTCTGCGGGAGGCCGATCCCACTGCCCACTCCCCCCGCAGCAGTGTCTCCGAGGACTAG